Proteins encoded in a region of the Zea mays cultivar B73 chromosome 2, Zm-B73-REFERENCE-NAM-5.0, whole genome shotgun sequence genome:
- the LOC103649079 gene encoding ADP-ribosylation factor GTPase-activating protein AGD12 — protein MSTANRYQHIKSTKPVVGKARKLKDLMIKSDNRICADCGAPDPKWASANIGVFLCLKCGDVHKALGPDISKVLSVTLDDWSDSDIDSMVEVDDYSMVSFIPLDLRKESSIQYVLSSIDTCIQYGEDADVKVRDFEEDED, from the exons ATGAGTACTGCTAATCGCTACCAACACATCAAGTCAACTAAGCCTGTTGTAG GCAAAGCAAGAAAATTGAAGGATCTCATGATAAAAAGTGATAATAGGATATGTGCTGACTGTGGTGCACCTGATCCCAAATGGGC ATCTGCTAATATTGGAGTGTTTCTTTGCTTAAAATGTGGAGATGTTCATAAGGCACTTGGTCCTGACATCTCAAAG GTTTTATCTGTAACTTTGGATGATTGGTCTGATAGTGATATCGACTCCATGGTTGAG GTTGATGATTACAGCATGGTTAGTTTCATTCCACttgatttgagaaaggaaagcag CATACAATATGTGCTATCTTCTATCGACACCTGTATCCAATATGGGGAAGATGCAGATGTGAAGGTCAGGGACTTCGAAGAAGACGAAGACTAA